Proteins from one Candidatus Zixiibacteriota bacterium genomic window:
- a CDS encoding T9SS type A sorting domain-containing protein — protein MKHKLTVLACVGLALLLSTGFAFAQETITIPGGTLYRCAAGQTVDVYITNTTPLMGIGLPLTISGGATITSATLGAALPPAGGWLIGQDFTLGTSGIVNAVGGCLLPGVMQHIFTLTVMTPSACTGTIEIDYLPFFPPAGAYMLIDCAATVIPPAAFVKGTFTLTNQIPYCGTNDPASVAWNGSIVDKQLVAIDPDVCDNPLAYSLADAGGLTGTIQIVDDKFSYTANCVDKGVHTVTFRATDQCGAYVDCDFQVTVTNDKPVCGSNPAENVYFQTGVVNKQLNASDPNGDPLTFSNASKGAVDPSGMYNWATVCADVGVHTVTFDVSDGCEVTQCSFQVTVYQNAPICSPIADQSVEWCGANLEVPLVATDDNCLSNLSWSAVSAPAHAVTISGVHPNAKVVFDPDCPDVTGGPFAITVTAFDGEKSCSQTFNVTVTNAAPVITCPANIPLLVSGQDVDVWATATDANACDGKTFTLVSFVKLAGPPPGGPNHAPIFTNDGHFTWNTENSNDLDEGLWEAAIRVDDNCGGYDICTFTILVKAELLVWIGDPTKPPCTMDAYVHTLNGLTVKTYVNVSDGYLLAVGGLNLLICYDQTGLTFLGANKIGNMSTWEYFTWRYSSQSNCEGGCPTGYLRIVSIADLDNGPTHHPSTFYLDGAIIELTFQATADRNMIGQCFNVGFCTLECGDNTFSSVSGDTLFVAIDGSLCVGDTSKGRVVRRVLHLCDSKICIDEPLDDRGDMNLNGLANEVGDAVLFTNYFIYGDGVFSTYCPDPPAACYKDVQILASDVNNDGVVLTVADLIYMIRIITGDAEPFPPGGNPKVSPYAGSATASYRLEDGALHVTTTSPVAVAGAAFTFRYSGMGMGQAELSSAASGLKVQSSARNGELRVVVYPDIARMASVSAGTNDIVSIPTTGEGTVELVDVQLSDASGAMLSTTAAKVGPPKEYALLQNYPNPFNAGTVIGFNLTKATDWSLTVYNIAGQVVRTFSGSSDAGTVQVAWDGNDASGNQVASGVYFYRVKADTFTATKKMTLLK, from the coding sequence ATGAAGCATAAACTGACAGTACTGGCCTGCGTAGGTCTGGCCCTGCTTCTCTCGACTGGTTTCGCCTTTGCCCAAGAGACGATCACGATACCTGGTGGTACACTCTACCGCTGCGCAGCAGGTCAGACGGTCGATGTGTACATCACCAACACCACCCCATTGATGGGTATTGGCTTGCCGCTAACGATCTCCGGCGGCGCCACGATCACCAGTGCGACTCTCGGTGCGGCTCTGCCGCCTGCCGGCGGCTGGTTGATCGGCCAAGACTTCACTTTGGGGACTTCTGGGATCGTCAATGCCGTCGGCGGATGTCTGCTGCCTGGGGTAATGCAGCATATCTTTACCCTGACAGTCATGACACCGTCCGCGTGCACGGGCACGATCGAAATCGACTACCTCCCCTTCTTCCCGCCAGCAGGGGCGTACATGCTGATTGACTGCGCGGCGACTGTTATTCCGCCCGCGGCCTTTGTGAAGGGGACTTTCACGCTGACCAACCAAATTCCGTACTGCGGGACTAATGACCCCGCGAGCGTGGCTTGGAATGGCAGCATCGTTGACAAGCAGTTGGTCGCCATCGATCCGGACGTCTGTGACAACCCGCTGGCTTATTCGTTGGCCGATGCGGGCGGTCTCACAGGCACCATCCAGATCGTGGACGACAAGTTCTCCTACACCGCGAACTGTGTCGACAAGGGCGTGCACACGGTGACCTTCCGGGCCACCGACCAGTGCGGCGCCTATGTTGACTGCGACTTCCAGGTGACGGTGACCAACGACAAGCCGGTGTGCGGCAGCAACCCGGCGGAGAACGTGTACTTCCAGACCGGCGTGGTCAACAAGCAGTTGAACGCCTCCGATCCCAACGGCGATCCGCTCACGTTCTCGAATGCGAGCAAGGGCGCGGTGGATCCCAGCGGCATGTACAACTGGGCGACGGTCTGCGCTGATGTCGGCGTGCATACGGTGACCTTCGACGTGAGCGATGGATGCGAGGTCACTCAGTGCTCGTTCCAGGTGACCGTGTACCAGAACGCGCCGATTTGCAGCCCGATTGCCGACCAATCGGTCGAGTGGTGCGGTGCCAATCTCGAGGTTCCGTTGGTCGCCACCGACGACAACTGCCTGTCGAACCTGTCCTGGTCGGCGGTGAGCGCACCGGCGCACGCGGTCACGATCAGCGGTGTCCATCCGAATGCCAAAGTGGTGTTCGATCCGGATTGCCCGGATGTTACTGGCGGCCCGTTTGCCATCACCGTGACAGCGTTCGACGGCGAGAAGTCATGCTCGCAGACGTTCAATGTCACCGTGACGAACGCGGCACCGGTCATCACCTGCCCGGCGAACATCCCGTTGCTGGTCTCCGGGCAGGATGTGGATGTGTGGGCGACTGCGACGGACGCGAACGCCTGTGACGGGAAGACCTTCACGCTGGTCAGCTTCGTGAAGCTCGCAGGCCCGCCGCCTGGCGGCCCCAATCATGCACCGATCTTCACGAACGACGGGCACTTCACGTGGAACACCGAAAACTCCAACGACCTCGATGAAGGACTGTGGGAAGCCGCGATCCGCGTCGACGACAATTGCGGCGGTTACGACATCTGCACGTTCACCATCCTGGTGAAGGCCGAGCTCTTGGTGTGGATCGGCGATCCCACCAAGCCGCCGTGCACGATGGACGCCTACGTGCATACGCTGAACGGGCTGACCGTAAAGACGTATGTCAACGTGTCGGACGGCTACCTCCTGGCAGTGGGCGGCTTGAACCTGCTGATCTGCTACGATCAGACCGGTTTGACCTTCCTCGGCGCCAACAAGATCGGCAACATGTCCACGTGGGAGTACTTCACCTGGCGTTACAGCTCGCAGTCGAACTGCGAGGGCGGATGCCCGACCGGTTACCTCCGCATCGTGTCCATTGCCGACCTCGACAATGGCCCGACACATCACCCGTCCACCTTCTATCTGGATGGCGCAATCATCGAGTTGACCTTCCAAGCCACCGCCGATCGGAACATGATCGGCCAGTGCTTCAACGTCGGCTTCTGCACGTTGGAGTGCGGCGACAACACCTTCTCGAGCGTCTCGGGCGACACGCTCTTTGTCGCGATCGATGGCTCACTATGCGTGGGCGATACCTCAAAGGGCAGAGTCGTGCGCAGAGTCTTGCACCTGTGCGACAGCAAGATCTGCATCGACGAGCCGCTGGATGATCGTGGCGACATGAACCTGAACGGTCTGGCCAACGAGGTTGGCGACGCGGTTCTGTTCACGAACTACTTCATCTATGGCGACGGGGTCTTCTCGACCTACTGCCCAGACCCGCCGGCTGCCTGCTACAAAGACGTGCAGATCCTGGCCTCCGACGTCAACAACGACGGTGTAGTGTTGACGGTCGCCGACCTGATCTACATGATCCGTATCATCACCGGTGATGCCGAACCCTTCCCGCCCGGCGGCAATCCCAAGGTGTCGCCGTATGCGGGTTCTGCCACTGCCAGCTACCGGCTGGAGGATGGCGCACTGCATGTTACGACCACCTCGCCGGTGGCCGTGGCCGGCGCCGCCTTCACCTTCCGCTACAGCGGCATGGGTATGGGCCAGGCCGAGTTGTCCTCCGCGGCTTCCGGGCTGAAGGTCCAGTCGTCGGCCCGCAATGGCGAGCTGCGTGTCGTGGTTTATCCGGACATTGCGCGCATGGCGTCGGTGAGCGCCGGCACCAACGACATCGTCTCGATCCCGACCACGGGTGAGGGCACGGTCGAGTTGGTGGATGTGCAGTTGTCGGATGCCTCGGGCGCGATGCTCTCCACCACCGCCGCCAAGGTTGGACCGCCGAAGGAGTACGCGCTGCTTCAGAACTATCCGAACCCGTTCAACGCTGGAACCGTGATCGGTTTCAACCTGACGAAGGCGACGGATTGGTCTCTGACCGTG
- a CDS encoding cysteine synthase family protein: MVSELSQTEERTHRRLLDCVGNTPLVVLGQTSSELCHNVLAKLDFLNPTGSVKDRIALYIIEKAERLGIIRPGDLIVDNSSGNTAISVAMVAAVKGYRSLFTVPDKTSKEKIDLIRAFGAEVVVCPTDVPHDHPDGYYLAARRIASERGAYLFDQYNSPLNIESHYATTGPEIWQQTNGTVDVFIAGIGTGGTLSGAARFLKEQRPSVRVVAVDPVGSIFNNLFYFNELSVPGRYHVEGIGSDTPCGALDMSVIDEIVQIDDNQAFHFARRLVREEGLLVGGSSGSAVAGVAEWAKRHPEQGPLNVVTILPDSGQRYVSKFLSDDWMRREGLMV; this comes from the coding sequence GTGGTTTCCGAGCTATCTCAGACTGAAGAGCGGACACATCGGCGGCTTTTGGATTGCGTCGGAAATACGCCGCTTGTCGTGTTGGGCCAGACCAGCAGTGAATTGTGCCACAATGTGTTAGCAAAGCTCGATTTCCTTAATCCTACCGGTTCGGTCAAGGATAGGATCGCGCTCTACATCATTGAGAAGGCGGAACGTCTCGGGATTATCCGCCCCGGGGATCTCATTGTCGACAATTCGTCAGGCAACACCGCGATCTCGGTGGCGATGGTGGCCGCCGTCAAGGGGTACCGGTCTTTGTTCACGGTACCCGACAAGACCTCCAAGGAGAAGATCGACTTGATTCGGGCCTTTGGGGCAGAAGTCGTTGTCTGTCCTACAGATGTACCACATGATCATCCTGACGGGTATTACCTTGCGGCTCGGCGAATCGCTTCCGAGCGAGGCGCCTATCTCTTCGACCAGTACAATAGCCCTCTCAACATTGAGAGCCACTATGCCACGACCGGGCCAGAAATCTGGCAGCAGACGAATGGCACTGTCGACGTCTTCATTGCCGGCATCGGCACTGGGGGCACTCTGTCCGGGGCGGCACGGTTTCTGAAGGAGCAAAGGCCGTCGGTGCGGGTCGTCGCCGTCGATCCGGTCGGGTCCATATTCAATAACTTGTTTTATTTCAATGAATTATCTGTTCCCGGACGGTATCATGTCGAGGGCATCGGCTCGGACACGCCCTGTGGCGCACTCGACATGTCGGTGATCGACGAAATCGTGCAAATCGATGATAATCAGGCATTTCACTTCGCCCGTCGACTGGTGCGGGAAGAAGGGCTTCTGGTTGGAGGTTCATCGGGATCGGCGGTTGCGGGTGTGGCCGAATGGGCGAAGAGGCATCCAGAACAGGGGCCGCTGAATGTCGTGACCATTCTCCCGGACAGCGGGCAGAGGTACGTTTCGAAGTTCCTGAGCGACGACTGGATGAGACGTGAGGGACTTATGGTCTGA
- the purD gene encoding phosphoribosylamine--glycine ligase, with the protein MAKSLKILVVGGGGREHALCWSLRQSGQVREVFCAPGNAGIAEIATIVDIPDHNVPALVDFARRERIDLTIVGPERPLAAGIVDVFQEGKLRVFGPTAAAARLESSKVFAKEFMRRHAVPTAPFRTFDVAEDALRFLSDCPGPIVVKADGLAAGKGVMVCRDREEAEAAVRKIMVERVFGAAGERVVVEQLLAGEELSVMAFADGERAVPMIPARDYKRAFDQDQGPNTGGMGAYAPVRPRDDSVLDQVADSILTPTIRGMKSEGTSYVGVLYAGLMLTETGPRVLEFNCRFGDPETQAVLPLLETDLVDVLGAALAGHLDFEPLSWRDACCAGVVLAARGYPGRYESGAPIEGDTRTAKDNVFCFHAGTRRDSTDRLVSSGGRILGVFARAATHEGAVAGAYTAVERISVKGAHYRTDIGLRSKQATRVRRQESGARS; encoded by the coding sequence ATGGCGAAATCGCTGAAGATACTGGTCGTCGGCGGCGGCGGTCGCGAACATGCCCTTTGCTGGTCCTTGAGGCAGTCAGGTCAGGTGCGCGAGGTCTTCTGTGCTCCTGGGAACGCCGGGATCGCTGAGATCGCCACAATAGTGGACATTCCCGACCATAACGTGCCCGCTCTTGTGGACTTTGCCCGTCGGGAACGGATCGATCTGACGATCGTCGGGCCGGAGCGCCCTTTGGCCGCCGGCATCGTGGACGTGTTTCAGGAGGGGAAACTGCGGGTTTTCGGGCCGACCGCAGCCGCGGCACGGTTGGAATCCTCCAAGGTCTTTGCCAAAGAGTTTATGCGTCGGCACGCTGTGCCGACCGCCCCGTTCCGCACGTTCGATGTGGCCGAGGACGCGTTACGCTTTCTGTCGGATTGTCCGGGACCGATCGTGGTCAAGGCCGATGGTCTGGCGGCCGGCAAGGGAGTCATGGTCTGTCGGGATCGCGAGGAGGCCGAAGCCGCGGTCAGGAAGATCATGGTAGAACGGGTCTTCGGCGCCGCGGGTGAGCGGGTCGTGGTTGAGCAACTGCTCGCCGGGGAAGAGTTGAGTGTCATGGCGTTCGCCGATGGTGAGCGGGCCGTGCCGATGATCCCGGCCCGAGACTACAAGCGGGCCTTTGATCAGGATCAGGGACCCAACACCGGAGGCATGGGAGCCTACGCCCCCGTCCGCCCCCGCGACGACAGCGTCCTCGATCAGGTGGCCGATTCGATCCTCACCCCCACGATCCGGGGAATGAAATCCGAGGGGACCTCGTATGTTGGGGTTCTGTATGCCGGCCTGATGCTGACTGAGACAGGTCCCCGGGTCCTGGAGTTCAACTGCCGATTTGGGGATCCGGAGACCCAGGCCGTCTTGCCTCTTCTTGAGACCGACTTGGTCGACGTCCTCGGGGCGGCGCTGGCCGGCCATCTCGACTTTGAGCCGCTCTCCTGGCGCGATGCCTGTTGCGCCGGGGTCGTGCTGGCCGCGCGCGGGTATCCCGGGCGCTATGAGAGCGGTGCTCCGATTGAAGGGGACACCCGGACGGCAAAAGACAACGTCTTTTGCTTTCATGCCGGGACCCGGCGCGACTCCACGGATCGTCTGGTCAGCTCGGGGGGACGGATTCTTGGTGTCTTTGCCAGGGCGGCGACGCACGAGGGGGCCGTCGCCGGGGCCTACACCGCCGTTGAACGAATATCGGTCAAGGGCGCCCACTATCGCACGGACATCGGCCTGCGTTCTAAGCAGGCGACAAGGGTTCGCCGACAGGAGTCTGGGGCACGCTCCTGA
- the purE gene encoding 5-(carboxyamino)imidazole ribonucleotide mutase: MATKPGSGADNRSVLILIGSESDRPTMVKAQETLAELGVACRLEVGSAHRSPDRVRDLVREGNAAGVGVYICGAGMAAHLAGLVAAYTIRPVIGVPLGNSPLAGLDALLSTVQMPRGVPVATVAIGDHGAVNAALLAAQILALGDQDLASRLETRRRGS; this comes from the coding sequence ATGGCGACAAAACCGGGGAGCGGTGCAGATAACCGATCCGTCCTGATACTGATCGGATCGGAGAGCGATCGACCCACGATGGTCAAGGCGCAGGAGACTCTGGCCGAGCTCGGCGTGGCCTGCCGGCTCGAAGTGGGTTCGGCGCATCGTTCCCCCGACCGGGTTCGAGATTTGGTCCGGGAAGGGAATGCTGCCGGTGTTGGTGTGTATATCTGTGGCGCGGGGATGGCCGCGCACCTGGCGGGGCTGGTCGCCGCCTACACGATCCGTCCGGTCATCGGGGTCCCGTTGGGAAACTCACCGCTTGCGGGGTTGGATGCCCTTTTGTCCACCGTGCAAATGCCGCGCGGCGTACCAGTGGCCACAGTCGCAATCGGAGACCATGGCGCTGTCAACGCGGCCCTTCTGGCGGCACAGATACTCGCCTTGGGCGACCAGGACTTGGCGTCCCGGCTCGAAACCCGCAGACGGGGATCCTGA
- a CDS encoding tetratricopeptide repeat protein — translation MRRKTVIQLTPCKIVTPLVALSAALLVSAGACAQSDQAKREFNRGVELTKAGKADSAIAAYEAAVKESPDYLQAHINAGALYYEKGRLGNAAAHLKAAVALDSTSADAYKNLALVHVQAGEFDTAATVLNRLTTLDPKKGAVAWAALGQAKKKKGDVPGALDAYNKAIKADPNDYRTLYNIGNIHKDAGRFEDAIASYKKSIAANPKYIEAYYNLAIASHQMDQDHCVPDYEAFLKAARGSSKWKTKSAEVEKIVGQINAYLESKGGE, via the coding sequence TTGCGACGGAAGACAGTGATCCAATTGACCCCTTGTAAGATCGTGACGCCGCTGGTCGCCCTGTCGGCCGCACTCTTGGTGTCGGCCGGAGCATGTGCGCAGAGTGACCAGGCCAAAAGAGAATTCAACCGCGGCGTCGAACTCACCAAGGCGGGCAAGGCCGATTCGGCGATTGCGGCCTATGAGGCGGCCGTGAAAGAATCACCCGACTACTTGCAGGCGCACATCAACGCCGGCGCGCTCTACTACGAAAAGGGCCGACTGGGCAATGCGGCCGCCCATCTGAAGGCGGCAGTGGCGCTCGATTCCACCAGCGCCGATGCCTACAAGAACCTGGCGTTGGTGCACGTCCAAGCCGGGGAATTCGACACAGCCGCGACGGTTCTGAACCGTCTGACCACCCTGGATCCCAAGAAGGGCGCCGTCGCCTGGGCGGCGCTGGGCCAGGCCAAGAAGAAGAAGGGCGATGTGCCGGGCGCCTTGGACGCCTACAACAAGGCGATCAAGGCCGATCCCAACGACTACCGGACTTTGTACAATATCGGCAACATTCACAAAGATGCAGGGCGGTTTGAGGATGCCATCGCGTCCTACAAGAAGTCCATCGCCGCCAATCCTAAGTACATCGAGGCCTACTACAACCTGGCCATCGCCTCGCACCAGATGGACCAAGACCACTGCGTGCCGGACTACGAAGCGTTCCTCAAGGCGGCCCGAGGGAGCAGCAAGTGGAAGACGAAGTCCGCCGAAGTCGAGAAGATCGTAGGCCAAATCAATGCATATCTCGAGAGCAAGGGCGGGGAGTGA
- a CDS encoding DoxX family protein, with protein MNRASQITYFLLRLVSGLLFFQAGSVKTLGWFGGMPGQAGSTAPFFSQIGIGGLLEFIGGIAIMLGLFTRPVAFVLSGEMAVAYWQFHAPNGTWPVTNNGVPAVLFCFIFLYMAAQGGGDWSLDALIKRRRAAQRDG; from the coding sequence GTGAACAGAGCCTCACAAATCACCTACTTTCTACTTCGTCTTGTGTCCGGTCTGCTCTTCTTCCAAGCAGGATCGGTGAAGACGCTCGGGTGGTTCGGCGGGATGCCAGGCCAGGCCGGTTCGACAGCGCCGTTCTTCTCCCAGATCGGGATCGGCGGGTTGCTGGAATTCATTGGCGGCATCGCGATCATGCTGGGTCTCTTCACGCGCCCGGTCGCCTTCGTCCTGTCCGGAGAAATGGCGGTGGCGTATTGGCAGTTTCATGCCCCGAATGGTACCTGGCCAGTCACCAATAATGGCGTGCCCGCAGTTCTGTTCTGCTTCATTTTCTTGTACATGGCGGCTCAGGGCGGTGGTGACTGGAGTCTGGATGCGCTGATCAAGCGCCGCCGCGCGGCACAGCGTGACGGTTGA
- a CDS encoding cation diffusion facilitator family transporter, whose protein sequence is MWRDAGDRCLRIGLAANVLLVAVKFFGGFKGHSQALVADGLNSMLDVVAGTVSVVGYRWAVRPPDRTHHWGHHNAETLAALLVGLGILATGGVIVRDALVTLSSGAARVPTPWTIWIALAVILTKSCLYLYTRLVAGRTRSPVVSATATDHAADVVATAGVLIGVIGAQFGMPALDPVAAFWVAIVILVNAVRVLRENTSILIGGAPPEHTMKAITDTLSTVPGVKGLHRTKVRSAGRHLLIDTEVLVDGSLTVDAAHEIASLAGDRVLAAHPTVADVVVHIEPHTERRAAEGADPLTPRAHARPRPDHEVSR, encoded by the coding sequence ATGTGGCGTGATGCCGGCGATCGCTGTCTGCGCATCGGGCTGGCGGCCAATGTCCTGTTGGTCGCGGTCAAGTTCTTCGGTGGCTTCAAGGGGCACTCGCAGGCGCTGGTCGCCGATGGGCTGAATTCGATGCTCGACGTTGTCGCGGGCACTGTCTCGGTTGTCGGCTACCGTTGGGCGGTACGTCCCCCCGATCGTACCCACCACTGGGGGCACCATAACGCCGAGACGCTGGCGGCACTTCTCGTCGGCTTGGGTATCCTCGCTACGGGAGGCGTGATCGTTCGCGATGCGCTCGTGACCCTGAGCTCCGGCGCTGCCCGGGTCCCGACACCCTGGACGATCTGGATTGCCTTGGCCGTCATACTCACGAAGTCGTGCCTCTACCTCTACACACGCCTCGTCGCCGGTCGCACGAGAAGCCCGGTCGTGAGCGCCACCGCCACGGACCATGCCGCCGACGTCGTGGCAACCGCCGGCGTGCTGATCGGTGTCATCGGTGCGCAGTTCGGCATGCCCGCTTTGGACCCGGTGGCGGCCTTCTGGGTGGCGATCGTGATTCTCGTCAACGCTGTACGGGTCCTCCGCGAGAACACCTCGATTCTGATCGGCGGTGCACCCCCGGAACACACCATGAAGGCAATTACCGACACATTGTCGACCGTCCCTGGGGTGAAAGGGCTGCACCGGACCAAGGTCCGCAGCGCCGGACGACATCTGTTGATCGACACGGAAGTGCTGGTCGATGGTTCCCTGACGGTCGATGCCGCCCATGAGATCGCCAGTCTGGCCGGGGACCGTGTGCTCGCGGCGCACCCGACCGTCGCCGACGTTGTCGTGCACATCGAGCCGCATACCGAGCGTCGCGCCGCTGAAGGGGCCGACCCGCTGACACCACGGGCCCACGCCAGACCACGTCCTGATCATGAGGTGTCGCGATGA
- the galT gene encoding galactose-1-phosphate uridylyltransferase has translation MPELRKDPVNGRWVIISTERGKRPSDYPQQPPRRLDARFCPFCPGNEAATPPEVAAIRNNGSQPNEPGWTVRAMPNKYPALRIEGDLNREGVGIYDKMNGVGAHEVIVETPRHEENLVDMSPDRISAALGVCQERVNDLMKDSRFRYVLLFKNQGEAAGASLEHSHTQLIATPVVPKRVLEELEGARYYYNHRERCIFCDIVRQELSDGERVIDQNATFVALSPFAARFPFEIWILPRVHQAVFRSISDPHRLEFSELLRRVLLRLRNALNDPAYNFMFHAAPFGHENDPEYHWHLEIIPKLTRIAGFEWGTGFYINPTAPEESAECLRSASIVTTESPDVAAMDRLAVGGTT, from the coding sequence ATGCCGGAGTTGCGCAAAGACCCGGTCAATGGCCGCTGGGTGATCATTTCGACGGAACGCGGCAAGCGTCCCTCCGACTATCCCCAACAGCCGCCCAGGCGGCTGGATGCCCGGTTCTGTCCCTTCTGTCCGGGTAATGAAGCCGCCACGCCTCCGGAGGTCGCCGCGATCCGCAACAACGGCAGCCAACCGAACGAGCCGGGATGGACGGTGCGCGCCATGCCCAACAAGTACCCGGCGCTCCGTATCGAAGGGGACCTCAATCGCGAGGGCGTCGGGATCTATGACAAGATGAATGGTGTCGGCGCCCACGAGGTCATCGTCGAGACGCCGCGTCACGAAGAGAACCTGGTGGACATGAGCCCCGATCGTATCTCCGCGGCGCTGGGCGTTTGCCAGGAGCGCGTCAACGACCTCATGAAGGACAGCCGCTTCCGCTATGTGCTTCTCTTCAAGAACCAGGGTGAGGCGGCCGGGGCGTCACTGGAGCACTCTCACACGCAGTTGATCGCCACTCCGGTTGTGCCGAAGCGTGTTTTGGAAGAACTGGAAGGTGCGCGCTACTACTACAACCATCGCGAACGGTGCATCTTCTGCGATATCGTCCGGCAGGAGCTCTCGGACGGGGAGCGCGTCATCGACCAGAACGCCACCTTCGTCGCCCTGTCGCCGTTTGCGGCCCGTTTCCCCTTTGAGATCTGGATTCTGCCCCGCGTGCATCAGGCCGTTTTTCGATCGATCAGCGACCCGCATCGACTGGAGTTCTCCGAGCTGCTGCGTCGCGTGCTCTTGCGTCTGCGGAACGCCCTGAACGACCCCGCCTACAACTTCATGTTCCATGCGGCGCCGTTCGGACACGAAAACGACCCGGAGTACCACTGGCATCTTGAGATCATTCCCAAGTTGACCCGGATCGCCGGATTCGAGTGGGGCACGGGATTCTACATCAACCCGACGGCGCCCGAGGAATCGGCCGAATGCCTGCGGTCCGCCAGCATTGTCACCACGGAATCGCCCGACGTCGCCGCGATGGACCGCTTGGCCGTGGGGGGAACGACGTGA
- the glgA gene encoding glycogen synthase GlgA, with translation MTDRPLRILYVSPEVVPFSKTGGLADVAGALPTALAQNGCDVRVLSPFYGHLLNGDFRTERVATPPLAVTIAGCSQPFHLRTLTGGDSAVRHFFIEHAPYYSRPELYVDPRTSRDYTDNDERFALLARGLIEWIRQDRWHPDIIHLNDWQSALVAPYLALLYRADPVLAGVRTVLSVHNLAYQGLFPAERFDGLGFPADQFYPTSPFEFWGKVGFLKAGLTYADKLSTVSPTYAREIQESEEFGCGLEHLLRERAEDLTGILNGIDNGVWNPAVDGLITRTFSVDDLSGKADNKNALCRRCGFAPQRFDRPLVGMISRIAEQKGFDLIAKAGERLFALDLNLVLLGTGDPEFHELFEKWNRRFAGQFRAFLTFDNALAHQIEAGADLFLMPSRYEPCGLNQMYSLRYGTVPIVRATGGLADTVRDADVHPDGNGFVFAPYDGEAMLAAVRRAVAAYGDRPRWRGMMRRGMSADFSWQASARRYVALYDQVIAAPARRVGGSTAPRGVQS, from the coding sequence GTGACTGACCGTCCCCTGCGGATTCTCTACGTCAGTCCGGAGGTCGTTCCGTTCTCGAAAACCGGTGGTCTGGCCGATGTCGCCGGCGCGTTGCCGACGGCTCTGGCGCAGAACGGGTGCGACGTTCGCGTCCTGTCGCCCTTCTATGGACACCTTCTCAACGGAGATTTCCGAACGGAGCGCGTGGCGACTCCTCCGCTGGCGGTCACGATCGCGGGATGTTCTCAGCCATTCCACCTCCGTACGCTGACCGGCGGCGACAGTGCCGTACGCCATTTCTTCATCGAACATGCCCCGTACTACTCCCGCCCGGAGCTGTACGTCGATCCCCGGACCAGCCGCGACTACACCGACAACGATGAGCGGTTCGCCCTCTTGGCGCGCGGGTTGATTGAGTGGATCCGGCAGGATCGCTGGCATCCCGACATCATCCACCTGAATGACTGGCAGAGCGCCCTGGTCGCCCCGTATCTGGCCCTGTTGTATCGTGCTGATCCCGTCCTGGCCGGGGTGCGGACCGTGCTGTCGGTGCACAATCTTGCCTACCAGGGGTTGTTTCCGGCGGAGCGGTTTGACGGGCTCGGGTTTCCTGCCGACCAATTCTATCCCACGTCGCCGTTCGAATTCTGGGGCAAAGTAGGGTTCCTCAAGGCCGGATTGACCTATGCGGACAAGCTGAGCACCGTCTCGCCGACCTACGCGCGGGAGATCCAGGAGTCGGAGGAATTCGGCTGCGGCCTGGAGCACCTCTTGCGGGAACGCGCCGAAGATCTGACCGGCATACTCAACGGCATCGACAATGGCGTCTGGAATCCCGCGGTCGACGGACTCATCACACGTACGTTCAGCGTCGACGATCTTTCGGGGAAGGCGGACAACAAGAACGCCCTGTGCCGCCGCTGCGGATTCGCCCCCCAGCGCTTCGACCGGCCACTGGTCGGCATGATCTCGCGCATCGCCGAGCAGAAAGGGTTCGATCTGATTGCCAAGGCTGGGGAACGACTGTTTGCGCTCGATCTCAATCTCGTTCTGCTCGGCACCGGTGATCCTGAGTTTCACGAACTCTTCGAGAAGTGGAATCGGCGTTTCGCCGGGCAGTTCCGCGCCTTCCTGACCTTCGACAACGCGCTGGCCCATCAGATCGAAGCGGGCGCCGACCTGTTCCTGATGCCGTCGCGCTATGAACCCTGCGGACTCAACCAGATGTACAGTTTGCGCTACGGCACGGTGCCGATCGTGCGCGCCACCGGCGGCCTGGCCGATACGGTCCGCGACGCCGACGTTCATCCGGACGGGAACGGCTTCGTCTTTGCCCCCTATGACGGCGAGGCGATGCTCGCCGCGGTTCGGCGCGCCGTGGCCGCCTATGGTGATCGTCCCCGCTGGCGGGGGATGATGCGCCGCGGCATGTCGGCCGACTTCTCCTGGCAGGCATCGGCCCGTCGCTACGTCGCACTGTACGACCAGGTGATCGCCGCCCCCGCCCGACGGGTCGGCGGGTCCACGGCCCCGCGGGGGGTGCAATCGTGA